From Chryseobacterium sp. H1D6B, a single genomic window includes:
- a CDS encoding ROK family protein, with protein MSLIDLSKHVALGIDIGGTNTKFGVVNHRGEVLEKGNIKTDEYEKVEDFIEALYEKVHPLIEKYGNEKNFDGIGVGAPNGNYYTGTIEQAPNLPWKGVVPFGELMTAKFNMPCTITNDANAAAFGEMLFGAARGMKDFIMITLGTGVGSGIVASGKLIYGHDGFAGELGHTIVKPGGRKHWSTGSEGSLEAYASATGIAITAKKMKAEFPESMLNQYPEDEINSKTVHECALKGDPIAIEVFRYTGQKLGEALANFVMFSSPEAILLFGGVIKAGDFILKPAKLHMERNLLPIFRNKVKLVFSELDEADAAILGASALVWEK; from the coding sequence ATGTCATTAATAGATTTATCAAAACATGTTGCCCTAGGAATTGATATAGGAGGAACTAATACAAAATTCGGCGTTGTAAACCACCGTGGTGAAGTTCTTGAAAAAGGAAACATCAAAACAGACGAATACGAAAAAGTTGAAGATTTTATCGAAGCTTTATACGAAAAAGTTCATCCATTAATCGAAAAATACGGCAATGAAAAAAACTTCGATGGAATTGGAGTAGGTGCCCCTAACGGCAATTATTATACAGGAACCATCGAACAGGCTCCCAATCTTCCTTGGAAAGGAGTCGTTCCTTTTGGAGAATTAATGACGGCTAAATTCAATATGCCGTGTACCATCACCAATGATGCTAATGCGGCCGCTTTTGGTGAAATGCTTTTTGGAGCAGCCCGCGGTATGAAAGATTTCATTATGATCACTCTGGGAACAGGGGTGGGAAGCGGCATCGTAGCCAGCGGAAAATTGATCTACGGACATGACGGTTTTGCAGGAGAATTAGGACATACTATTGTAAAACCGGGAGGCAGAAAACATTGGAGTACAGGTTCTGAAGGAAGTTTAGAAGCGTATGCATCCGCAACCGGAATTGCAATCACAGCGAAAAAAATGAAAGCAGAATTTCCTGAATCTATGCTTAATCAATATCCTGAAGATGAAATTAATTCTAAAACAGTTCATGAATGTGCATTGAAGGGAGACCCGATAGCCATTGAAGTATTCAGATATACTGGACAGAAATTAGGAGAGGCTTTAGCCAATTTTGTAATGTTCTCTTCACCAGAGGCTATTTTATTATTCGGAGGAGTGATTAAAGCTGGAGATTTTATCTTAAAGCCTGCCAAACTTCACATGGAAAGAAATCTTCTTCCAATTTTTAGAAATAAAGTAAAATTGGTATTTAGTGAACTTGACGAAGCAGATGCTGCAATCTTAGGAGCAAGCGCTTTAGTCTGGGAAAAATAA
- the msrA gene encoding peptide-methionine (S)-S-oxide reductase MsrA — protein sequence MDKNNLEKITFGGGCFWCVESCFNMLKGVDSAVSGYSGGHKDNPTYEEVCTGETGHAEVVQITYDPSIISYGQLMDVFFFLHDPTQLNRQGNDIGTQYRSVIYYKDDAERQKAEEAIKKSEASGKWAGQYVTEVTKLDTFWPAEQYHQGYYNENLTQPYCSAVVGPKIQKFKKHFGELGMLNAE from the coding sequence ATGGATAAAAATAATTTAGAAAAGATCACTTTCGGCGGCGGATGTTTCTGGTGTGTTGAAAGTTGTTTTAATATGCTGAAAGGAGTAGATTCTGCAGTTTCAGGATACTCCGGCGGGCACAAAGACAACCCGACCTATGAGGAAGTATGTACCGGAGAAACCGGCCATGCAGAAGTGGTACAGATCACTTATGATCCAAGTATAATTTCTTACGGACAGCTGATGGATGTATTTTTCTTCCTTCACGATCCTACACAGCTGAACAGACAGGGGAATGATATCGGCACACAGTACCGTTCAGTTATTTATTATAAAGATGATGCTGAAAGACAAAAAGCTGAAGAAGCAATCAAAAAGTCTGAAGCTTCAGGAAAGTGGGCGGGACAATATGTTACAGAAGTGACTAAACTTGATACATTCTGGCCTGCAGAACAGTACCATCAAGGATATTACAATGAAAACCTTACACAGCCTTACTGCAGTGCTGTAGTCGGCCCGAAAATCCAAAAATTCAAAAAACATTTCGGAGAACTGGGAATGCTGAATGCAGAATAG
- a CDS encoding RagB/SusD family nutrient uptake outer membrane protein, with translation MKSNFLNINKIVLSVFALSLIGCTNLDEKVMDEVLGSENADPESALAAAYGQLGDGTFVDHGSVFALQEYSTDEALLPTRGSDWGDGGKWRAMHEFTWDANSDVVKTTWNQLNFGITKSLTAIASINKSNGNNKTLFLAEAKGLLAYYTYTTIDLFGQAPYRDPDNINAPIEIRKAETTIDALITEVEGLIPNLADIKTQNTHAGRFTKQAAYALLADMYLNRAVLKNKTAGTFNFTEQAVNGGGTDMDKVIQYSNLLINSPLFSLESNYFHNFDINNDTSKEMIFTIVQKKNSTRNADNDLAYMSMERIQKPSPDNRGTNASCITPEFYYSWNGNHDDPRFQRNYQYEDGTWFRNDGTDVSVPSTSKVEGTGKPWFHFNRGLQVGQQYGPKILSNGNFDMTADGRIKVYKLFTEKTPTLAADFTPELNFDNPSESVFTQAQINRGVRNFKFEFDPGYANNGTSGMDVPLYRLGTIYMMRAEAFFRSGNVGAALADVNKLRTSRSREALFNNAPGVMITSLNADTLYKESGYELYWEMYRRKAMIRFNKFDLPGTAKPASQPYRRIFPIPQATLDASKDFTQNPGY, from the coding sequence ATGAAATCTAATTTTTTAAATATTAATAAAATCGTTTTATCCGTTTTTGCATTGTCTTTAATTGGATGTACAAACCTGGATGAAAAAGTGATGGATGAGGTGTTGGGTTCTGAAAATGCAGATCCTGAAAGTGCCTTGGCCGCAGCTTACGGACAGCTGGGTGACGGAACTTTTGTAGATCATGGAAGTGTTTTTGCTTTACAGGAATATTCTACTGACGAAGCATTGCTTCCGACAAGAGGAAGTGACTGGGGAGATGGTGGAAAATGGAGAGCAATGCATGAATTCACGTGGGATGCAAACAGTGATGTTGTAAAAACAACTTGGAACCAGCTGAACTTTGGGATTACAAAGTCTTTAACGGCAATCGCAAGTATTAATAAAAGTAACGGAAACAATAAAACTTTATTTTTAGCGGAAGCAAAAGGATTACTGGCTTATTATACTTATACAACGATTGATTTGTTTGGCCAGGCTCCTTACAGAGATCCGGATAATATCAATGCACCTATTGAGATCAGAAAAGCGGAAACTACGATTGATGCTTTAATCACTGAAGTGGAAGGACTTATCCCAAACTTAGCTGATATTAAAACTCAAAACACCCATGCTGGAAGATTTACAAAACAGGCGGCATATGCTTTATTGGCAGATATGTATTTAAACAGAGCTGTTTTGAAGAATAAAACAGCAGGTACATTTAATTTTACAGAACAGGCTGTGAATGGAGGCGGAACTGATATGGATAAAGTGATTCAATATTCTAATTTGTTGATTAACAGTCCTCTTTTTAGCTTAGAGTCCAATTATTTCCACAATTTTGATATCAACAATGATACAAGCAAGGAAATGATTTTCACGATTGTTCAGAAGAAAAACTCAACCAGAAATGCTGACAATGATCTTGCTTACATGTCAATGGAAAGAATACAGAAACCTTCACCAGATAACAGAGGAACGAACGCGTCTTGTATCACCCCGGAATTCTATTATTCTTGGAACGGAAATCATGATGACCCCCGATTCCAAAGAAACTACCAGTATGAAGACGGAACCTGGTTCAGAAATGACGGAACAGATGTAAGCGTACCATCAACAAGCAAAGTGGAAGGAACAGGGAAGCCTTGGTTTCATTTCAACAGAGGCTTACAGGTGGGGCAGCAGTATGGTCCTAAAATTCTTTCGAATGGAAACTTCGATATGACAGCAGACGGAAGAATTAAAGTATATAAATTATTCACAGAAAAAACGCCGACACTTGCAGCAGATTTCACGCCTGAACTGAATTTTGATAATCCTTCAGAATCTGTATTTACACAGGCCCAGATCAACAGAGGAGTAAGAAACTTCAAATTTGAATTTGACCCCGGTTACGCAAATAACGGAACAAGCGGAATGGACGTGCCGTTGTACAGACTAGGAACGATCTATATGATGAGAGCGGAAGCATTTTTCAGAAGCGGAAATGTAGGAGCTGCTTTAGCTGATGTTAATAAACTGAGAACAAGCAGAAGCCGTGAAGCTTTATTTAACAATGCGCCGGGCGTTATGATCACTTCTTTGAATGCTGATACTCTGTATAAAGAATCTGGATACGAATTGTATTGGGAGATGTACAGAAGAAAAGCAATGATCAGGTTCAATAAATTTGATCTTCCGGGGACGGCAAAGCCTGCTTCCCAGCCTTACAGAAGAATTTTCCCGATTCCTCAGGCAACGCTTGATGCATCAAAAGATTTTACACAAAATCCTGGATACTAA